Below is a genomic region from Leptospira yasudae.
CTTTCAAAAGCTAAAAGCGTAGGATACGATGGCGATGTTTGTAAATGATATTTTTCATCTTCTACTCGTTAAATCGCCGGTTGCCTAAAATACAAATTCAAACACAAAACGGCGATTAGGTGAACAGCAGAAAGGATAAGATAAACCTTTCGATTGAGCCGTTCACGAAATGTCTGAAACAAGCCGGTATGAACCGCTGCAAACGTGGAAAGCAAAATCCAGAGATTAAAAACGGTCAGTGAAAAATAAACGCTGAGATAGACGACAAGAAGAAAGAAGATTCCGAAGATCGTCTTCACGATTTTATTTTTTAACGGAAGTCAAGGACTGACAAACTGTATCCGAACCTTTTTTGATTTCACAGTTGATCGTTCCGTCGGGAAGATACGTCGTTCTTGAAAGAAAGCCGCCGTTATCGTCGAAGACTTCGATCGCCTCGGTTTTATGAGTCGGATAATAATAAAACCAGGTCCTGACCTTTCTGCCGTTTTTATAATAACCGGTGTATTCGAGTTCGCCGTCCGGAAAGTATTTCTGCCAAAGATTATTTCGATAACCTTCCGTATAACTTCCTTTGAGTTCGACTTGTCCGTTCTCGTAGAATCTTTCGTAGAGACCGTCCTCGTTTCCTTCGTCTCCGCTCATCATCACTTCGGGTTTACGCTGGCCTTTTCCGTAGTTTTGACGGATATACAAGTTGCCGTTGTCGAAGTTCCAAGTCCATTCTCCTCTGCGAACCCCGTTTTCAAAATTCCCTTTTGCTAATATACGATCCTCGTATTTGGAATAGAAGCGGCAGAGTCCATTTTCCAATCCGAGTTCGTTGATGGAGCAGTCTTGGTAAATCTTTCCGTTATCGTAGTAAATGCGTCTTCTTCCGGGCTCGGTAAGAACGTATGCGTTGAATTCTTTTTGAAACTTAGCGCCCGCGGGAATGTTGGCTGGAATCGGTTCCTTTACGCAGGAAACAAACAAGGAAAGCGCACAGATAAACCAAACGAATCCTTTCAAAAACGAAGGAGCTCTTTCGAGCGAAGTTTTCAAAACGGATGCGGGCGCACTTTTCAAGGAGAATTCAGATTCTAAGTTCATTCTATTTTTATAATATACTAATCGACTCGAAATTCAATCGATGGTAAACTTCTTATTTACGAGCAATTCTCCGTCTTCGTCCCGAATCTCCACTTCGTAAGATCCCTGCTGATCGAAAAAAGTATCGTCGTAATAGGTCTGAAATTTTTCAAAACTCTTGCGGAAGTCCTTTTCTTGAACGGAGAATTCTTCCTTTCCGCCGTCGGTGCGGTAAATCGTTAAACGAACTCGTTTCGGAGTGGACCAGCCTTTTTTATAATAGATGAAGAAGTCTTGTCCATGAGAAAAATGATATTCTTTTTGGGAACTCATTCCGGAAACTTTTTCGGGAGTCATCTTATCGATGTCCATATAGATTTCGTGTTTCGCGGGCCAGAAAAACCAAACGGCGAGCGCCAGAAGAATCACCCCGGCAATCTTTAAAAATCGCGAGGAACCTTCTCTTTCGGAGGATTCCGGTCTTGTATAGTCTTCCAATCTCATGACACTGCTTATCCTGTGGAGGTGGTTCTTTTTGGGCAAATGTTTTTCCTCTCTTGCCTCGGAAGAGGATAAATTCCGAACGGGAGAATTCTCCCGTGGATCGGTCGCTGCGGAAGATTCGTCCGCTTTCGTTTCGGAAGAATCAGATTCTTTGTTATAAGATCGGTTTTGAGTTTGCTCGACGTGAGAAGTTTCACTTCCCGACGTAACGAATTCTTTTGCGGAAGCTGCTTCTTCCCGAATGGATCGCAGACTTTCCGTTTGCGGCGTTTGCGATTCGGCAACGGGAGAATTCTTCGGCTCCGTAGAAGAAGTCGTTCCTGAAAGCGCGGGCTCGCTCGATGATTCTCCGCCTAAGGTTTTGCGAACGTGCGCGCCCGCGGCTTGTTTTAATAAATCCTTTTTAGCCAAGGGCCAAAACCTCTTCCACAAAACCTTGATAGGATTTAGTCGCCTTTCCTTTCGGTTGATATTCGAAAAGAGTCTGCTTTAACATATGCGCTTCTTCCACGCTGACGGAAGGAGGAATTCTAGAGGAAAATAATTTCAAGTAAGGTTCGATCATAGGTTCGAGAGTTTGGGAAAGAGTGGTTCTCGGGTTGAACATCGTCAACAACGCACCCAAAACTTTTAAGGAAGGATTGAACCGTTTTACGGTATTCTTATGCGCTTCCAAGATCGCTTCGATTCCGTCCAAGGAAAACTTGGAAACCTGCAACGGCACAAGCAAGCCGGTGGATGCGACGAAAGCGTTGAGCGTTATCATGGAAAGACTCGGAGGACAATCGATGATCGCGTAATCGAATTCGTCTTTGATCGTTTCCAACGAATCCCTAAGGTGAAAAAAACCGTCGATCTTTCCGGAAAGCATCACGTCCACTTCGGCAAGAGAAGAATGAGAAGGCCCGATCTTGAGTCCTTCGATTCGAGTCGGCTTCAAAACGTCGTTTGGATTTCCGCCGTCTCTAAAAATTCGATACAGACTTTTTTCTCTTCCCTCATCGGTATTGAGAGAGGGAGAATCTCCTTCGATAAAAACGGAAGTCGCGTTTCCCTGCGCGTCCAGATCCAAAAGAACGACTCGTTCTCCCTTAAGCGCAAGGCCGAAAGCGAGATGAACCGCGGTCGTCGTTTTGCCGACTCCGCCTTTCTGGTTTGCTATACAGAGGATCTGTTTCATAAAAAATCCGTTGCCCGTAGATTCCGCTTTCCCGAGACTACATTTAGAGATCGTTCTCCAAGGATTAGGGATAGAATCCTCAATCGGTTTTGGATGACAATCCGGAAAAGGAGATACAGTTGGCAGAATTTGAAACGATCATCGGGCTGGAAGTTCACGCACAGCTCAACACGGAATCGAAAATATTCTCTACAAGCGCGACCAAATTCGGCGCTCCTCCGAACTCTCAGACCAATCCCGTTTGTTTAGGCTTACCGGGTGCGCTTCCCGTGCTGAACGAATCGGTGCTGGAAAAAGCGATCATGGCCGGACTCGCGTTCGGATGCGACATCACTCTGTTTACGAAATTCGATCGTAAGAATTATTTTTATCCCGATCTTCCCAAAGGGTATCAGATCTCCCAGTTCGACAAACCGATCTGCACCGGAGGCGGGGTCACCTACACAATCAAAGGGGAAGAATCACCCCGCTTCGTTCGTCTCACTCGAATCCACATGGAGGAAGACGCGGGAAAGCTGATTCATTCCGCCGATCCGAACGTTCCCCAATCCTATGTCGATTTAAACCGAGCGGGAACTCCATTGATCGAGATCGTTTCGGAACCGGACATGCGTTCTTCGGATGAAGCGTATTATTATCTCAACTCCTTAAAAGCCGTTTTGAAATACATCCGCGTTTCCGATTGCAACATGGAAGAAGGTTCTCTTCGTTGCGACGCGAACGTTTCGATCCGTCCCAAAGGTTCGGATAAATATGGAACCAGAGTGGAGATCAAAAACCTTAACTCGTTTAAAGCGGTAAAGGCGGCGATCGATTACGAGGTCGAATGGCAAACCGAAATGGCGCTGGAAGGAAAAACCTTTCAACAACAGACCAAACTCTGGGATTCCGTCGCAAACAAAACTGTGACGATGAGAACCAAAGAGATGAGCCACGACTATCGTTACTTTCCCGATCCGGATCTTCCGGTAATCATTCTTCAAAAAGAAACGGTGGAAGCGGTTCGCACAAGATTGCCCGAACTTCCGAACGAAAGAAAGAATCGTTTCGTGGAAAAACTCGGACTTCCGAAATACGACGCCGAAGTTTTAACCGCGGAACGGGAAATCGCGGACTACTTCGAAGACGCCTTGAAAGTTTCGGGCGATGCGAAGAAAACCTCCAACTGGGTCAAAGACGAAGTTCTCGGAATCGTAAACAAAGAAAGCATTACAATATCAGAATTTGCTGTTTCTGCGGAGCGCATCGGCGGACTCGTTAAATTGATCGCGGACGGAAAAATTTCCGGTAAGATCGCGAAAACCGTTTTCGAAGAACTTCTTACTTCGAACAAAGACGCGGAAACGATCGTCACCGAAAAAAATCTGATCGTAGTTCGGGACGATAAGGAAATCGAAAGAATCGTAGACGAAGCGATCGCGAACAATCAGGACGCTGTGACCAAATACAAGAGCGGAAAAGATCGTGCGTTAGGCGCCATCGTAGGTTATGTGATGAAGGTTTCCAAAGGAAAAGCCGATCCCGAACTCGTCAATCAGATGCTTTTGGATAAACTCGGACCGCTTCCGCCGAAAGGTTAAACACCACTCGTTTTCAAAAGCCGTGCCAACTCGGCGCGGCTTTGTATCCTTCTTCCGACCGGGGATATTTTAAGCAAAATACGCGCTTCTATTTTCCGAGAGGTTCTAAAAAATTCTATCTTCTTTAAGCAGAGAGAATTTGGTCTAATCTCTAGATTTTGATCGATTAGACTCTTGACTGGAGATGAGTCGGAATTCTATTATGTCCCTTACAATGCAGGATTTCGCCCACCTACATCTGCACACAAACTACTCCATGCTCGACGGCGCGATTCGAATCAAAGAATTGATGCAGCACGTCAAGGAATGCGGTATGTCTTCGGTCGCTATGACCGATCACGGAAACATGTTCGGAGCGGTGGAGTTTTACAACGAGGCGATGAAACAGGGAATCAAGCCGATCATCGGCAGCGAATTCTACGTTTCTCCGAACCGCAAACAGGAAACGGAGATGGTAAAGATCGCGGACGGAAACGCGTATCATCTTATCCTTCTCGCAAAAAACGAAGAAGGTTACAAAAATCTAATACGTCTTTCGAGCAAATCCTACACCGAAGGTTTTTACAAAAAAGCGAGAATCGACTACGACCTTCTCGACAGACACAGCGACGGCCTTGTCTGTTTAACGGCTTGTCTTGCGGGAGAAGTGAATCGGAAAATTCTCGAAGGAAAAATCGACGAGTCGTTTCAACTCGCTGGAAAACTGAACGAGATCTTCCGCAAAGAGGATTTCTACATGGAAATCCAAAACCACGGAATCCCCGAGCAGATGACCGTGGCAAAACAAATCTACGACTTCGGAAAAAGAACCGGAATTCCGCTCGTCGTCACGAACGATTCCCACTTCTTAAAAAAGAACGACCAGGAAGCGCAGGATATTCTTCTCCGAATCGGAATGCAGAAACGCATCACCGACCCGATGGAATTCGGCTTCAACGGAGAATTCTACGTCAAGAATCGGGACGAGATGGCGAGACTATTCCCCGAGATTCCGGAAGCGCTCAATAACACATTAGAAATCAGCAATAAAGTAAATTTAAAACTTCAGTTCGGAAATTATCTTCTCCCCGAATTCGAAGTTCCGGACGGATACGACGCGGACTCGTATTTGGAAAAATTGATCTGGGAAGGAATCGAACGAAAGTATCCGAGTCTTTCTCCCGAGATCAAGGATCGCGTCGTTTTCGAACTCAACACGATCAAGAATATGAAGTTTGCCGGTTACTTCTTGATCGTTCAGGATTATATCAACTACGCCAAAAGAAACGGGATTCCGGTCGGACCGGGAAGAGGTTCGGCCGCCGGTTCCATCGTAGCTTATGCGCTCGGAATCACGAACGTAGAACCACTCCAACACAATCTTCTCTTTGAAAGATTCTTAAACCCAGATCGTAAGGACATGCCCGATATCGATACGGATTTCTGCGTGGAAAGACGGGAAGAAGTCATTAATTACATCCGTAGAAGATACGGCGAAGAAAGGGTCGGACAGATCATCACGTTCAACTCTCTGGCTGCAAAGGCCGCGCTCAAGGACGTCGCTCGCGTATTGAATCTTCCGTTCGGTGAAGCGAACGAAATGACGAAGGCGTTTCCGAATAAACTCGGAATGTCCATCGCGGAAGCCTTGAACACTTCTTCGGAGCTGAAAAACTTTTCCGAAAAGGACGATATCAATCATAAGATTTTTGCGATCGCCCAAAGGCTCGAAGGAAACTATCGTCAGCCGGGAAGACACGCCGCGGGCGTTGTGATTTCTCCGTATCCATTGGAAGAAGTCGTTCCTCTTTCCACAGTCGCGGAAAAAGAAAGACCCGGTTCCCGTTCGATCGTAACTCAATACGATAAGAACAACCTCGAAAGCATCGGTTTGATCAAGATGGATATCTTGGGTCTGAAAAACTTAACGACCTTGGATTACGCGATCAAACTTATCGAACAAAGAAGAGGAATTCGAATCAACCTCGACGAGATTTCGTACGAGGACGCGAACACATATGCTTTATTAAGAAAAGCGAATACACTCGGTATCTTCCAGTTAGAATCCACCGGTATCACGGATCTGGTCGCGAAAAGTCAGGTGAGCAATTTTGACGAGATCGTGGCCTTGATCGCGTTGTATCGTCCCGGTCCGATGGGCGAAGGGATGTTGGACGAATATTTGGATCGTAAGTCGGGCAAAAAACAAGTCACCTATCCTCTTCCTTCCTGCGAACCGATTCTGAAGGAAACGTTCGGAGTTCCCGTGTATCAGGAACAGGTGATGAGCATTTCGCGCGTAGTCGGCGGTTTTTCGGTCGGAGATTCCGACATGTTGCGAAAAGCGATGGCGAAGAAGAAAGCCGATCTGATGGAAAAGCTCAAAATCCAGTTCGTGGAAGGTGCGGTTAAATTAGGGAATCAGGAAAAAGTCGCCAAGGATCTCTTCGAACAATTGGAACGTTTCGGTGGTTACGGATTCAACAAATCCCACTCCGTCGCGTACGCAATTATCACGTATCAAACCGCGTATCTCAAAGCGAATTATACGATCGAATATTTGACCGCGCTTCTCGCATCGGATCACGGTAAAACGACCGATATCGTAAAATACATCAACAACGCTCGGGAGATGGGAATTCGAATTCTCAACCCGGATGTTTCCGAATCGCAAGCGTCTTTCAGCGTGATCGACGATACGACGATCCGTTTCGGTCTTTCCGCGATGAAGGGCGTGGGAGAAACCGCGGCCAACAGCATCATTCAAGCAAGAACGAAGATCGGAAATTTTAAGACGTTGCAGGATTTCGCTCTCAACATCGATACGAGGTTGATCAACAAAAAGGTTTTCGAAGCGCTGATTCAAGCCGGCGCTTTAGATTCCTTCGGTTATACTCGAAAATGTCTTTTTGAATCGGTGGATTCGATTCTTACCTTTGCTCAAAAAGAGCAGGAAAGAGCGAACGAAGGTCAGTTCTCCTTGTTCGGAGGCGCGGAAGGTTCTTACACTCTCAATCTTCCGAAAGACGCGCACGAATGGGAGATCGATGAAAAACTCAAACGGGAAAAAACCGTGGCCGGACTTTACTTATCCGGTCACCCTCTTGATAAATACGAGAAACAACTCAAGAGCCTCAAAACGATTCCGATCGAAAAGTTCGACGATCTCAAGTCGGGAACCAAGGTGGAAGTCGCGGGAGTGATCGCATCCAAAAACATCAAACTGAGCAAACGCAACGAAGAATTCGCCAACTTCAAATTGGAAGATCGAACCGGCGAGATCGAATGTGTCGCCTTCGCAAAAACGTATCAGAAATATAAGGAATTCATAAAGGAAGATCAGGCGATCTTCATCAAAGGGGATTTGGATAAGATCGAAGTAGGAGATGCCGAACTACGCGGTCAGATCAAGGTGAACAGCATCGAGATCTTGGACGATTCGACGATCGAAGAAAAACTCGAAAAATCGCTTCACCTTCGTTTGGAAGAAAGGCATACCGAAGATCCGGAACTCATTCCAAAACTCTACGCCCTTCTCGCTTGTTACAAAGGAGAATCCTCCGTTTACTTTCACATCGTGGAAAACCAAGAGGAAAAGAGCGTAATTCGAGCGCACGACGCGTATTCGATTCAACCGATCAGCGAACTCTTTCTCCGATTGGCGGATCTATTGGGCGATAGTACCGTTTTTTATTCCGTCGGAGAACAGATCAAACCGATCAATCGAAACCAAGTCGCGGGCAACGTCGGTTAAAACGCTCTTCATCGCCCATCGACGGGAATTCTCCTATCGAAATTGAATCGGAAATTTTCCGGAAAAGAATCCTTGCTCGTTGATGAAAGAAGATTCCTTTCGTGATCTTCGTTTCCTCTATTCGCCAGGAATCATGCTCGCAGCTTAAATCGAAAATTTTCCCTCAAAGACGACTAACGTAGAAGGTAAAACTTCTTTCGTTCACGTTGCCGCGAAAGTCCCAAGCCACGACCTTGATCGTATTTTCACCGGACTTCAAATTCAGATTTCCGATCAAATATTGGTCTTTGTGATACAGACTCGTGAACGAATAACCGTCCGGATTCTTCCATTCGGAAGTAGAATACTGCAAAGCGCCGAAGTCCGCCGAGCGAAGCGCTTCTCCGTTTAAAAAGTATTGAACCTTGGTGATTCCCCTTCTCTGGGACTTTTTCTCACCCGCGTCGACGATCGAAACCGTAAACGGAAATTCTTTGGAAAGATTGATGTTGTCCCCGTCGTTGATGTTCGTAAACTTCCCGTTTACGTGAACGAGAAGGCTGGAAATCTCGGGAACGGCGCTATCCGGAATGGGAGAAAGAAATTTAAGAGGGTCTAAAATTTCCAATCCGTGTTTGCGAAGTACAACAAAGTGGAGGTGTGCTCCGCTTGAGTGACCGGAGTTGCCGGTAACTCCGATTTTATCTCCGGCTTTGATCAGATCCGGTTTTAACAGCTTTGAAATTCGGCCGTCTTTCAAATGGTAATAGGCAGTAAAGTTCCCGGAACCGTGGTCCAACCAAACCGAGTTTCCGGTTCCGAGTTCGTCTTCAAAAGGATGATCTTCCGCATAACGACTGTATAAAACTTTTCCGTCGGCCATCGCGAGGACGGATTCGTTCATGGAAGAAATATCCATTCCGTTATGAAAGTGATCCCCCCTGGATTCCCCGAAAGTCGAGGTGATTTTGTTTTCCAGCTGATCGGTTTTGACGGGGACAAGATAATTTATTACTTTATTATTTTCCGCTTCCATGCTCAGATGGAACGCGGTCCAGACGGCGATTAAGAGAAATCTTTTCATTCAGGACCCAAACCCTAGTGCAAGTAACTCATACAAAATGAATTTGTCAAAAGATAAAACCCTGGATCTGGTTTCTCGCTGTGGAGACGGAGAAGAAGAAGCTCTTAAACAATTCTTCGAAATCTATTCGGAAGATATCTACAATTTCCCGATGAAGATCTTTCATCTGAGCGAAGACGACGCGGGTGATTTTTTTATCTATGCGTTCGAAAGGCTGAAAACCGGTTCCCGCTTCGGCAGCTTTAAGGGAAAATCCAGTTTCAGAACTTGGTTTTATTCGGTCCTCAGAAACATGCTGATCGATTGGCAAAGAACCAAACGGGAACTCAAGGTCACCAATTTAGGAAAGATCAGCAAAGAAGGAAAAGAATACGCGACCATCGAGGACGAACCCGACAACCGTCCGGAAATGCAGGAAGAAGCGAGCGAACTTTCCGATCGATTCAACCAAGCCTTGCAGGAAATCGGAGTCGATAAACGGGTTATTTTCAAACTCTCTTATATTTATTATCTCAACTTAAACGAAGACGAAGTTCAGTATCTTTTGGAAAAAACCGGATTATCCCCGGATGCGCTGAAAGAAAAAATTCTTCATTTGCGGTCGGAACTTTCCAATCGGGAAGAAGAGAATATTAGAATGGAAGACAAAATTACGTCTCTTTATTTGAACATTCTCGACTTAAAGGAAAAACAGCAAAACACCGCGAAAATCGCACCGATTCTCCCGATGGAAGTGGATAAAACGTCTCATGCCTTAAAGAAAAAATACGAACAGCGCAAGAAGCTATTGGAAAAGAAGAAGAAAGGCCATTTTCTCGCACGAACTCCTTACCGCGAAGTCGCCGACCTAATCGGGATTTCGGAAGGAAACGTAAGCGTGACGCTTCTGCGTTTAATTGAAAAAATTCAGAAAAAGCTAGATTTTAGTGATTTGGATTTCTAAAAAATTCCGTCTTTTTATGCTATTGGAGAACCAAAATGGATTCGGGATCTGAATTGAACCAAAAAAACGAGCTTCTGCTCTCACTCTTGAATGGAGAAGAAGCCAATGCAGATAAAGATACAAATCTGCAGAACCAGCTCATCCAACTGGAAGAGTCGATCCAAGCCGGTATCAGCGCGGCAACCTTGTCGTATTTAAGGGAAGCTTCTCAAATCGGAAAATTTTCCGAACTTCAAGAAGCGATCGATCTGCAAAAGGCCGATCTGTCAGGCTATCTTTCGAAAGAAGTACCCGAGTATTTAAAACGTTATGTCACTCTTGAACTTGCGAGAAAGGCTCCTACAAAGGAATCGATCGTCGTAAAACTGGGGAAGTCGGGCGCCCGTATCTTCGAAAGTCTTGTAGAATCTCTTCAAA
It encodes:
- a CDS encoding toxin-antitoxin system YwqK family antitoxin, translated to MNLESEFSLKSAPASVLKTSLERAPSFLKGFVWFICALSLFVSCVKEPIPANIPAGAKFQKEFNAYVLTEPGRRRIYYDNGKIYQDCSINELGLENGLCRFYSKYEDRILAKGNFENGVRRGEWTWNFDNGNLYIRQNYGKGQRKPEVMMSGDEGNEDGLYERFYENGQVELKGSYTEGYRNNLWQKYFPDGELEYTGYYKNGRKVRTWFYYYPTHKTEAIEVFDDNGGFLSRTTYLPDGTINCEIKKGSDTVCQSLTSVKK
- a CDS encoding ParA family protein encodes the protein MKQILCIANQKGGVGKTTTAVHLAFGLALKGERVVLLDLDAQGNATSVFIEGDSPSLNTDEGREKSLYRIFRDGGNPNDVLKPTRIEGLKIGPSHSSLAEVDVMLSGKIDGFFHLRDSLETIKDEFDYAIIDCPPSLSMITLNAFVASTGLLVPLQVSKFSLDGIEAILEAHKNTVKRFNPSLKVLGALLTMFNPRTTLSQTLEPMIEPYLKLFSSRIPPSVSVEEAHMLKQTLFEYQPKGKATKSYQGFVEEVLALG
- the gatB gene encoding Asp-tRNA(Asn)/Glu-tRNA(Gln) amidotransferase subunit GatB, giving the protein MAEFETIIGLEVHAQLNTESKIFSTSATKFGAPPNSQTNPVCLGLPGALPVLNESVLEKAIMAGLAFGCDITLFTKFDRKNYFYPDLPKGYQISQFDKPICTGGGVTYTIKGEESPRFVRLTRIHMEEDAGKLIHSADPNVPQSYVDLNRAGTPLIEIVSEPDMRSSDEAYYYLNSLKAVLKYIRVSDCNMEEGSLRCDANVSIRPKGSDKYGTRVEIKNLNSFKAVKAAIDYEVEWQTEMALEGKTFQQQTKLWDSVANKTVTMRTKEMSHDYRYFPDPDLPVIILQKETVEAVRTRLPELPNERKNRFVEKLGLPKYDAEVLTAEREIADYFEDALKVSGDAKKTSNWVKDEVLGIVNKESITISEFAVSAERIGGLVKLIADGKISGKIAKTVFEELLTSNKDAETIVTEKNLIVVRDDKEIERIVDEAIANNQDAVTKYKSGKDRALGAIVGYVMKVSKGKADPELVNQMLLDKLGPLPPKG
- the dnaE gene encoding DNA polymerase III subunit alpha — protein: MQDFAHLHLHTNYSMLDGAIRIKELMQHVKECGMSSVAMTDHGNMFGAVEFYNEAMKQGIKPIIGSEFYVSPNRKQETEMVKIADGNAYHLILLAKNEEGYKNLIRLSSKSYTEGFYKKARIDYDLLDRHSDGLVCLTACLAGEVNRKILEGKIDESFQLAGKLNEIFRKEDFYMEIQNHGIPEQMTVAKQIYDFGKRTGIPLVVTNDSHFLKKNDQEAQDILLRIGMQKRITDPMEFGFNGEFYVKNRDEMARLFPEIPEALNNTLEISNKVNLKLQFGNYLLPEFEVPDGYDADSYLEKLIWEGIERKYPSLSPEIKDRVVFELNTIKNMKFAGYFLIVQDYINYAKRNGIPVGPGRGSAAGSIVAYALGITNVEPLQHNLLFERFLNPDRKDMPDIDTDFCVERREEVINYIRRRYGEERVGQIITFNSLAAKAALKDVARVLNLPFGEANEMTKAFPNKLGMSIAEALNTSSELKNFSEKDDINHKIFAIAQRLEGNYRQPGRHAAGVVISPYPLEEVVPLSTVAEKERPGSRSIVTQYDKNNLESIGLIKMDILGLKNLTTLDYAIKLIEQRRGIRINLDEISYEDANTYALLRKANTLGIFQLESTGITDLVAKSQVSNFDEIVALIALYRPGPMGEGMLDEYLDRKSGKKQVTYPLPSCEPILKETFGVPVYQEQVMSISRVVGGFSVGDSDMLRKAMAKKKADLMEKLKIQFVEGAVKLGNQEKVAKDLFEQLERFGGYGFNKSHSVAYAIITYQTAYLKANYTIEYLTALLASDHGKTTDIVKYINNAREMGIRILNPDVSESQASFSVIDDTTIRFGLSAMKGVGETAANSIIQARTKIGNFKTLQDFALNIDTRLINKKVFEALIQAGALDSFGYTRKCLFESVDSILTFAQKEQERANEGQFSLFGGAEGSYTLNLPKDAHEWEIDEKLKREKTVAGLYLSGHPLDKYEKQLKSLKTIPIEKFDDLKSGTKVEVAGVIASKNIKLSKRNEEFANFKLEDRTGEIECVAFAKTYQKYKEFIKEDQAIFIKGDLDKIEVGDAELRGQIKVNSIEILDDSTIEEKLEKSLHLRLEERHTEDPELIPKLYALLACYKGESSVYFHIVENQEEKSVIRAHDAYSIQPISELFLRLADLLGDSTVFYSVGEQIKPINRNQVAGNVG
- a CDS encoding M23 family metallopeptidase — protein: MKRFLLIAVWTAFHLSMEAENNKVINYLVPVKTDQLENKITSTFGESRGDHFHNGMDISSMNESVLAMADGKVLYSRYAEDHPFEDELGTGNSVWLDHGSGNFTAYYHLKDGRISKLLKPDLIKAGDKIGVTGNSGHSSGAHLHFVVLRKHGLEILDPLKFLSPIPDSAVPEISSLLVHVNGKFTNINDGDNINLSKEFPFTVSIVDAGEKKSQRRGITKVQYFLNGEALRSADFGALQYSTSEWKNPDGYSFTSLYHKDQYLIGNLNLKSGENTIKVVAWDFRGNVNERSFTFYVSRL
- a CDS encoding RNA polymerase sigma factor yields the protein MNLSKDKTLDLVSRCGDGEEEALKQFFEIYSEDIYNFPMKIFHLSEDDAGDFFIYAFERLKTGSRFGSFKGKSSFRTWFYSVLRNMLIDWQRTKRELKVTNLGKISKEGKEYATIEDEPDNRPEMQEEASELSDRFNQALQEIGVDKRVIFKLSYIYYLNLNEDEVQYLLEKTGLSPDALKEKILHLRSELSNREEENIRMEDKITSLYLNILDLKEKQQNTAKIAPILPMEVDKTSHALKKKYEQRKKLLEKKKKGHFLARTPYREVADLIGISEGNVSVTLLRLIEKIQKKLDFSDLDF